The Vibrio syngnathi DNA window CTGATGTAGAAAGGTTCAACGTAGTAGCCGCCATTAGCGAATACTGAGTAACCTTGAGCTACTTTCATTGGTGTTAAGCTACCTGCACCTAGAGCAATGGTTTCAGAGCGCGGTACTTCGTCAATATCAAAACCAAAACGAGTTAGGTAGTTACGAGTATCATCCAAGCCCACTTCGCGCAGTACACGTACCGCCATTACGTTTTTAGATTGAGCTAAGCCAATACGTAAACGAGTTGGACCTACATAGGTCGGTGGTGAGTTCTTTGGTCGCCATGCCGTACCTTGGCTCTTATCCCATTGATTGATAGGCGCATCGTTGATCAGCGAGGCTAGCGTTAAGCCTTTCTCAATCGCTGCTGAGTAAATAAAGGGTTTGATACCAGAACCGACTTGACGAATAGATTGCGTCGCACGGTTGAATTTGTTGTGTACAAAGTTAAAGCCACCCACCATCGACAATACTGCGCCGTTGTTAGGGTTCATTGCAACAAACGCGGTGTTTGCATTTGGCACTTGGCTTAGTCGCCATTCAACCGGTGTTTCAGATTCAGTTGCAGTTTCTTCGGTAGGCTCTTCAGAGACTTCATCGCCTGTTACTGCTTCATGGCGAACCCAAACTTGCTCACCAACAGCCAAAATCTCTTTCGCTTGAGAAGGTGCAGGGCCTTGGCGGTTGTCCGTTAGGAATTTACGCGCCCAGTTCATGCCTTGCCACTCGATAGTGCCTTCACCTTGGTTCTTAACCCAAATTTGAGCACTTTTCGAATCAACCGCGGTAACAACAGCAGGGACTAGGTCACCATAGGTTGGTTGAGACTTAAGGTGTTTAACGATTTGTTCTTGATCCCACGCTAATTGCGCCGTTTGCCACAATACTTTTTCTGCACCACGGTAGCCGTGACGCTCATCGTAGCCAAGTAGGTTCTTTATCGCGGCTTGGTTCGCTGCTTTTTGCAGTTTCGAATCAACGGTCGTGTAAACCTTCATACCTGATGTATAAGCTTCTTCACCGTAGCGTTCCACCATCCAAGCACGTGCTACTTCTGCAACATACGGCGCGCTCAGTTCGATCTCTGCACCGTGATATTTAGAGATAAGTTCTTCACTGCGAGCTTCATCGTACTCTGATTGAGTGATGTATTTTTCGTCTAGCATACGACGTAATACCACGTTACGACGGTTGGTCGCACGTTCAACAGAATAGATAGGGTTCATGGTTGATGGTGCTTTTGGCATGCCCGCAAGCGTAGCCAATTCACTTAAGGTGAGCTCCGGAAGATCCTTACCAAAATAAACACGCGCTGCTGCACCGAAACCATATGAACGGTGACCAAGGAAGATCTTGTTTACGTAAAGCTCCATGATCTCTTCTTTACTAAGAAGTTGTTCAATGTGGATCGCAATGAAGATCTCTTTGATTTTACGCATGATCTTTTTCTCATTAGATAAGAAGAAGTTACGCGCAAGCTGCTGAGTAATGGTACTCGCCCCTTGTTTGGCTGAACCCGACATCGCAACGACGAGCGCTGCACGGGTGATACCGATTGGATCAATACCTGGGTGTTCGTAAAAACGGCTATCTTCGGTGGCAATCAGAGCTTCAACTAAGTGGCGAGGAATCTCGTCATAAGTCACTGGGTTGCGACGCTTTTCGCCAAATTGAGAGATCAACTTACCGTCTTGACTGAAGACTTGCATTGGGGTTTGGAGCTTCACGTCACGCAAAGTGGCAACATCAGGCAATTCTGGTTTTACGTAATAATAAAACCCAAAAATTGTACTGACTCCAAGAATCATGCAAATCAATGTAAATATGAATAATCGCTTTATGAACTTCACCGGATAATCCCTGATTAGTTAAGGCTGATAAGCAGCAAACCCTTGTACTCTAGGCTAAAAACTTAGCTTTCGTTTATTAACGCTTATTTAACTAATAATCACAACCCCTAGATAATCAACGAAATGCTTGGCACTTCAGGAGCTAGGTCACATGGGTTCATCATTAATTACAGGTATAGATATAAATCATCACAGCATCAAAGCCGTGGTACTAAAACCCGTGGGGGAGTTGTATGCCCTAGCGGGATACAAAGAGCTGCCGATTTCGGACGACATTTTTACAGCTAACCATACTTTGGAGTATCAGAAAACTGTTAAGAAACTTAAAGAACTTAGGAAAGGTCTGCCTTTTGGCTGTTGCAACGTCGCCATTTCAGTACCTGATAACACGGTGATCAGCAAAGTACTGCAAATAGAGAGTGAGTTAGAAGACAGAGAGAAAGAGTTTTCGATCTATCAAACCTTTGCTCACCAGTCGCCCTTTCCTATCGAGGAGCTGAGTTTAGATTTTGTAAAGCTGGAAGACAAACGATTTGGTAAAGGATCGACAACCAGTTATCAGGTGTACGCCACTCGCAAAGAAGTAGTGGATAGTCGGGCTGATGCTTTAAATAAAGCTGGGTTTAAACCTGTTGTCGTCGACACCCAAGCACATGGGCTGCTCAATATTTGGCAGTTGGCTTCTCGGCTGTACCCAGAAAAAAAGAATTGGCTATTGGTCGATATCGGAATCGACCAAACCTCGTTAGGGATTATCCCGCAGGATTCGGCACCCTTCTATAAAGACATCGCCTTTGGTACTCAAGATCTTCGCGCTACTGATAGCCCTAATGACATAGAGGATGTGTTCGGCACCGCAGAGGATACACATAAGTTTATTGTTAATTTGATCGAAAAGCTCAAGCGCCAGTTGCAACTCTATTCCTCGGTGAATGCGCTTGAGCCGATATCCGGGATTTGGTTGATGGGCGAGGGAGCCAGCACGCCGATGCTGACGGAAGAGTTACAAAGACATTTTCAGTTAAGTTGTGAATCGCTGAATCCTTTGTCGTTATTTGAAAATAAGGTAGCGAAGAAACGTCGCTTACCCATGGACTGGCAAAACTTTGGAATTGCGGCTGGCATGGCGATGAGCGGACTCAAATGGCAAGGAGGGAAGCATGTTGCATCAAATTAACCTACTGCCTTGGCGCGATGAGATTCGAGTTCAGCATAAGAAGCGTTTTATCCACATTATCGTCCTCGGAGGTCTTCTTGCGCTTGCAGGGCAATGGGCGGTGGGTAACTATTTCCACGATCAGCAAGACAAGCAGCAAGCTCGCCTTACTTACTTAAAGCAATACATTGCGCAGCTCGACCGGCAAATTCAGTCGTTGAAAGTCGCGGAGCAAGAACATAAGGCGATTCTGACTCGACTCAACGTTGTGGAGTCTTTACAGCTTGGTCGTAACAAGACCACCGACTTTATGAACCTGATGCCAGAGCTGATTCCTGAGGGAGTCTATGTCGACAAGATAAAGATGAATGGTCAGGAAATTGAAATGTCGGGCATCAGCGACAGTACCGCTCGTCTCGCCACTATGTTGGATAATTTGGAGCGCTCCGAGTCACTTAAAAGTGTCGAGATGCACTCTATTATCCATAACCGCAAGCGCTTCAATAAAGAGTTTCAGACCTTCAAGGTCTCTTTTGTGTTTAGCCCTGTTTCTTTAGACAACGCAACCGCAGAGAGCACGACCGCGAACACAAAAGATAAGGGGGCGAATCATGGCTAACCTTCAAAATCGGATTAGTTGGCAAAATAGGATTAGCTGGCAAGATCTCGATGCTGATGAGATCACCGAATGGCCGCTGTTGCCCCAGCTGCTCGTGATTCTGTTGTTGATGGTATTGATCCAAGGTGTTGGGACTTGGCTGTATGTGCTGCCTTTAGATGATGAACTGCAGCAGATGAAGCAGCAAGAGCAGACCTTGAAAGCCACCTTGAGAATAAAGGCCAATAAGGTTGCGGCCTTACCTAAGCTTCAGAGTCAGTTGGATGAGCTAACCAGTCGCTATGACTATCTGTTAGAGCAGCTGCCGGTTCAAAAGGAACTTGCCAGTATGTTGGCCTCAGTGAATGAACTTGGTTTGGATAATGCGCTGACCTTCACGCGCATTGATTGGGGGCAAAAGCAGAACAAAGAATTCCTCTATCGGTTGCCTCTCAATATTGAGCTAACCGGCGACTACCATGAGATTGGCGATTTCTCAGCAGCCATCGCAAAGCTGCCACGTATTATTAGCTTTGATGACGTGAACTGGCAGCGAGTTAGCCAAGAAAGCAGCACGTTGCACTTTCGAGTTCGCGCTTATACCTACCAGTTTAAACCGGAGGTAGATGATGAAATCCAATAGAGCGTTGTATTCAACCTTGTTATTACTCGCGCTGACGGGCTGTAAAGCTAATCAAGATTCGTTAGAAGACTTTGTGATGCAAGTTGAAGCCAAAGCAAAAAAAGAGGTTGAGCAACTTGTCCCAGCAACGGAATTTGCAGCCGCTAACTATCAGCGAAGAGCATTTCGCCCTCCCTTTGAGCTCCCTAAAGAAGCCATCGTACAAAACCAACCTCTGGTTAAGAAAGACTGTTGGCAACCAAGCGCACGCTCTCGCAATGGCAAGCTAGAAAAATACCCGCTGAGTAAGCTGCGTTTAAGAGGCGTAATGGGCAGTGGAACAAGCGTTTCAGGGTTAGTACAAACACCCAAAGGGAACGTGGTCAATGTGAAAAAAGGTCAGTTTATTGGCTTAAACAATGGTCGAGTTACTAAGGTGACGAGCCAGTATGTACAGATTAATGAAACCCTTCCAGATGGTTTAGGTTGTTGGCATAAGCGCAACGTTAAGCTCGCTCTGAAGTAAACCAATGTCACATGATGTGGATATGAGATGTAAATATGATTAAAGGACTAAGTAAGTTAATAAACAAAGGGCTGCAAAGCCTAGTTGTGTCTGTGATGTTGGTGGTTAGCGTGTTCAGCTATGCCGAGAGCTTGCCAAATCAATTGGAAAATATTGATTTTAGGGTCAACAAGGAGAAAGACGCCGTCATCATTATTGAATTGGCAACCAGCACTGCTGTGGTGGATGTTCAACGTGCTCAGGAAGGTTTAAGTATCGAGTTACTCAATACTCAGGTGAATGACGATAAGCTTTACCTCCTGGATGTGAAGGACTTCGCGACCTCAGTTGAAGGCATTGAGGTGTATAAGGAAACGCCCAGTACGCGATTGTTGGCAACGATCGCTGGTGACTATCAATATGAATACAGCTTAAAAGGTCGCTTTATTGAGGTAGTGATCAGTAGGCCTACTATTGATGAAGTGACAATAGAGAAAAATGTTTTAGAAAAAGAAGGCAAGGTGATATCGATTAACTTCCAAGATATCCCTGTACGTAATGTTTTGCAGCTTATTGCTGATTACAACGATTTCAATCTCGTTGTTTCTGATTCAGTCACGGGTAATCTGACTTTACGTTTAGATGGTGTGCCTTGGCAGCAAGTTCTCGACATTATCTTGCAAGTTAAGGGGTTGGATAAGCGTGTTGATGGCAACGTTATCTTGGTGGCACCTAAAGCTGAGCTCGACCTTAGAGAGCAACAAGCGCTAGAGAAATCTCGTTTGGAAGAAGAGCTAGGTGAACTCAAGTCGGAAATCATCAAGATTAACTTTGCCAAAGCCACCGACATTGCCGACATGATTGGTGGGGAAGGGGCGGTAAGCATGTTGTCCGAGCGAGGCTCGATTACCATTGATGAGCGAACTAACTCTCTGTTGATCCGTGAATTAGAAGAAAACATTGCGGTGATACGAGGCATTATTGAATCGCTAGACATTCCCGTGAAGCAAGTTCAGATAGAAGCACGTATTGTCACTGTTACTGAGGGTAATCTTGATGAACTAGGAGTGCGTTGGGGCGTTTCCTCGACCAACGGAAGCTTCAAAGTTGGCGGCTCGATAGAGGGCAACCATCCATTGCAAATTACGCCGTATGACGATAATGGTGGGAATAGTGCGATTGACGATTTCCTCAACGTTAATTTAGGAGCAACTTCCCCGAGCGCGTCGAGTATTGCGTTTCAGGTAGCCAAGCTGGGTTCTGATACCTTGCTCGATCTTGAATTGTCAGCACTGCAACAAGAGTCGAAAGCAGAGATTATTTCTAGCCCACGCTTAATTACCACCAATAAAAAACCCGCTTATATTGAGCAAGGTACTGAGATCCCTTATTTAGAGTCTTCTTCAAGTGGTGCTACTTCAGTCGCATTTAAGAAAGCGGTATTGAGTCTCAAGGTGACTCCGCAGATCACCCCCGACAATCGTTTGGTATTGGATTTGAGTGTGACTCAAGATAGGCCGGGGCAAGTGGTGAAAACCGGTACCGGTGAAGCTGTCGCTATTGACACGCAAAGAATTGGGACGCAAGTGCTTGTTAATAATGGTGAAACGGTCGTGTTAGGTGGTATTTTTCAACACAGTGTGAGCAGCCAAGTTGATAAAGTTCCACTGTTAGGAGACCTTCCTGTTCTTGGCGCATTGTTCCGTCGTAGCTATGAAAATGTAGGTAAAAGTGAACTACTTATTTTTGTCACACCTAAAGTTGTGATTCAGTAATGAACAATTAGATTAAAAATAAAGTTGCATTAGTGGCACCTAACCTTGATAATTTCGGGTCTTATCACGAATTATCTGTGAGGAATCGGTGCCACGGGCCTTTTAATTTCAGTACTTGTACTGACCTACCTTGTGGCGATGTCATTGAATTAACGTTGTAAATTACTGCTAAAAACATGGCTGAGAAACGCAATATTTTTCTTGTTGGCCCAATGGGCGCCGGCAAAAGTACAATTGGTAGACACCTAGCTTCCCAACTTCATATGGAGTTTCTAGACTCTGACACTGTGATCGAAGAGCGCACTGGCGCAGACATCGCATGGGTTTTTGATGTTGAGGGCGAAGATGGTTTCCGTAAGCGCGAAGAATCTGTAATCAACGATCTGACAGAAGAACAAGGTATTGTTCTTGCGACAGGTGGTGGTTCAGTGCTGAGCAAAGAAAACCGTAACCGTCTATCTGCACGAGGCATTGTTGTATACCTAGAGACAACAATTGAAAAGCAACTTGCTCGCACTAACCGCGACAAGAAACGCCCTCTACTTCAAACAGACAACCCGCGTGATGTGCTAGAAGATCTAGCTGTATCTCGCAACGCACTATACGAAGAAGTGGCGGACTACACAGTTCGTACTGACGACCAAAGTGCAAAAGTGGTAGCCAACCAGATCGTAAAAATGCTAGAAGAACGTTAAGTTCATTTTTCGGAGAGCAAACCCATGGAACGGATTACGGTCAATCTAGCTGAGCGTAGCTACCCTATCTCTATTGGCGCCGGGTTATTTGAAGACCCGGCGTACCTTTCTTTTTTATCAGGTAAACAGAAAGTTGTTGTTATCAGTAATGTGACAGTAGCGCCTCTTTATGCTGATAAAATTTTATCGCTATTGGATCAAGTCGGCTGTCAGACATCTCTTTTAGAGTTGCCAGACGGTGAGCAATACAAAACACTTAAAACGTTCAACTCAGTGATGAGCTACATGCTTGAAGGTAATTACAGCCGCGATGTGGTGGTGATTGCTTTGGGTGGTGGTGTTATCGGTGATTTGGTCGGTTTTGCTGCCTCTTGCTACCAGCGCGGTATTGATTTCATTCAAATCCCGACGACCCTTCTTTCTCAAGTGGACTCCTCTGTAGGTGGTAAAACTGCAGTGAACCATCCCCTTGGCAAGAATATGATCGGCGCTTTTTACCAACCAAAATCTGTCATCATCGATACTAACTGCCTATCAACGCTTCCAGAGCGTGAGTTTGCAGCGGGTATGGCTGAGGTGATCAAATACGGCATCATTTACGATGAAGCCTTTTTTGGCTGGTTGGAACAGAATCTAGAGAAACTGTATCAACTTGATGAAGACGCACTGATTACCGCGATTGCTCGTTGTTGTGCAATTAAGGCTGAAGTGGTTGCTATCGATGAAAAAGAGTCAGGAATCAGAGCGTTATTGAACCTAGGTCATACATTTGGTCATGCGATTGAAGCAGAACTAGGCTATGGTAATTGGCTACATGGTGAAGCTGTGTCGTCAGGCACTGTAATGGCAGCAAAAACCGCCCAATTACAGGGACTGATTTCTCAGCAGCAACTTGAGCGAATTATTTCTATACTCAAGAATGCGAAAC harbors:
- the aroK gene encoding shikimate kinase AroK, with the protein product MAEKRNIFLVGPMGAGKSTIGRHLASQLHMEFLDSDTVIEERTGADIAWVFDVEGEDGFRKREESVINDLTEEQGIVLATGGGSVLSKENRNRLSARGIVVYLETTIEKQLARTNRDKKRPLLQTDNPRDVLEDLAVSRNALYEEVADYTVRTDDQSAKVVANQIVKMLEER
- a CDS encoding pilus assembly protein PilP, encoding MKSNRALYSTLLLLALTGCKANQDSLEDFVMQVEAKAKKEVEQLVPATEFAAANYQRRAFRPPFELPKEAIVQNQPLVKKDCWQPSARSRNGKLEKYPLSKLRLRGVMGSGTSVSGLVQTPKGNVVNVKKGQFIGLNNGRVTKVTSQYVQINETLPDGLGCWHKRNVKLALK
- a CDS encoding penicillin-binding protein 1A translates to MKFIKRLFIFTLICMILGVSTIFGFYYYVKPELPDVATLRDVKLQTPMQVFSQDGKLISQFGEKRRNPVTYDEIPRHLVEALIATEDSRFYEHPGIDPIGITRAALVVAMSGSAKQGASTITQQLARNFFLSNEKKIMRKIKEIFIAIHIEQLLSKEEIMELYVNKIFLGHRSYGFGAAARVYFGKDLPELTLSELATLAGMPKAPSTMNPIYSVERATNRRNVVLRRMLDEKYITQSEYDEARSEELISKYHGAEIELSAPYVAEVARAWMVERYGEEAYTSGMKVYTTVDSKLQKAANQAAIKNLLGYDERHGYRGAEKVLWQTAQLAWDQEQIVKHLKSQPTYGDLVPAVVTAVDSKSAQIWVKNQGEGTIEWQGMNWARKFLTDNRQGPAPSQAKEILAVGEQVWVRHEAVTGDEVSEEPTEETATESETPVEWRLSQVPNANTAFVAMNPNNGAVLSMVGGFNFVHNKFNRATQSIRQVGSGIKPFIYSAAIEKGLTLASLINDAPINQWDKSQGTAWRPKNSPPTYVGPTRLRIGLAQSKNVMAVRVLREVGLDDTRNYLTRFGFDIDEVPRSETIALGAGSLTPMKVAQGYSVFANGGYYVEPFYISHIETPFGETEFQATPKVVCKDDCQQPMTSDSMADEFAEQDVDAQVQYAPQVITEQNAFLVREMMYSNIWGGGDWSAGTGWNGTGWRAQPLKRRDIGGKTGTTNDSKDTWYSGYGPGMVATVWVGFDNHNRNLGRTKANSNLGKNQITGAEAGAKTAEPAWVDFMGTALADVPAQRKELPENIVRVRIDRETGLLTNKFDSSSMFEYFEKGTEPTEYITERFNDDIYSTSSGEAVEELF
- a CDS encoding type 4a pilus biogenesis protein PilO: MANLQNRISWQNRISWQDLDADEITEWPLLPQLLVILLLMVLIQGVGTWLYVLPLDDELQQMKQQEQTLKATLRIKANKVAALPKLQSQLDELTSRYDYLLEQLPVQKELASMLASVNELGLDNALTFTRIDWGQKQNKEFLYRLPLNIELTGDYHEIGDFSAAIAKLPRIISFDDVNWQRVSQESSTLHFRVRAYTYQFKPEVDDEIQ
- a CDS encoding type IV pilus secretin PilQ, with amino-acid sequence MIKGLSKLINKGLQSLVVSVMLVVSVFSYAESLPNQLENIDFRVNKEKDAVIIIELATSTAVVDVQRAQEGLSIELLNTQVNDDKLYLLDVKDFATSVEGIEVYKETPSTRLLATIAGDYQYEYSLKGRFIEVVISRPTIDEVTIEKNVLEKEGKVISINFQDIPVRNVLQLIADYNDFNLVVSDSVTGNLTLRLDGVPWQQVLDIILQVKGLDKRVDGNVILVAPKAELDLREQQALEKSRLEEELGELKSEIIKINFAKATDIADMIGGEGAVSMLSERGSITIDERTNSLLIRELEENIAVIRGIIESLDIPVKQVQIEARIVTVTEGNLDELGVRWGVSSTNGSFKVGGSIEGNHPLQITPYDDNGGNSAIDDFLNVNLGATSPSASSIAFQVAKLGSDTLLDLELSALQQESKAEIISSPRLITTNKKPAYIEQGTEIPYLESSSSGATSVAFKKAVLSLKVTPQITPDNRLVLDLSVTQDRPGQVVKTGTGEAVAIDTQRIGTQVLVNNGETVVLGGIFQHSVSSQVDKVPLLGDLPVLGALFRRSYENVGKSELLIFVTPKVVIQ
- the pilM gene encoding type IV pilus assembly protein PilM → MGSSLITGIDINHHSIKAVVLKPVGELYALAGYKELPISDDIFTANHTLEYQKTVKKLKELRKGLPFGCCNVAISVPDNTVISKVLQIESELEDREKEFSIYQTFAHQSPFPIEELSLDFVKLEDKRFGKGSTTSYQVYATRKEVVDSRADALNKAGFKPVVVDTQAHGLLNIWQLASRLYPEKKNWLLVDIGIDQTSLGIIPQDSAPFYKDIAFGTQDLRATDSPNDIEDVFGTAEDTHKFIVNLIEKLKRQLQLYSSVNALEPISGIWLMGEGASTPMLTEELQRHFQLSCESLNPLSLFENKVAKKRRLPMDWQNFGIAAGMAMSGLKWQGGKHVASN
- a CDS encoding PilN domain-containing protein codes for the protein MLHQINLLPWRDEIRVQHKKRFIHIIVLGGLLALAGQWAVGNYFHDQQDKQQARLTYLKQYIAQLDRQIQSLKVAEQEHKAILTRLNVVESLQLGRNKTTDFMNLMPELIPEGVYVDKIKMNGQEIEMSGISDSTARLATMLDNLERSESLKSVEMHSIIHNRKRFNKEFQTFKVSFVFSPVSLDNATAESTTANTKDKGANHG
- the aroB gene encoding 3-dehydroquinate synthase, with product MERITVNLAERSYPISIGAGLFEDPAYLSFLSGKQKVVVISNVTVAPLYADKILSLLDQVGCQTSLLELPDGEQYKTLKTFNSVMSYMLEGNYSRDVVVIALGGGVIGDLVGFAASCYQRGIDFIQIPTTLLSQVDSSVGGKTAVNHPLGKNMIGAFYQPKSVIIDTNCLSTLPEREFAAGMAEVIKYGIIYDEAFFGWLEQNLEKLYQLDEDALITAIARCCAIKAEVVAIDEKESGIRALLNLGHTFGHAIEAELGYGNWLHGEAVSSGTVMAAKTAQLQGLISQQQLERIISILKNAKLPIHTPESMSFEDFMKHMMRDKKVLSGQLRLVLPTSIGTAEVVADVPQDIIKQAIDFCRTL